One genomic region from Vannielia litorea encodes:
- a CDS encoding VOC family protein yields the protein MISLSDVSYVRMGTRDLEGAEFFARDYLGLEVAERRRGAAYFRSDARAHTLCYFEGDPTDHAVGFEVASEAELDEAAAALEAIGHAVHVGTPEEAGLRQVRAFIGFDDPTGNRIELVVRPEMSGQRYHGTRDAGITGFSHVGLCSTDPVRDEAFWTKVCNARVSDRIGDAPLLRIDEVHHTIALFPAQRKGIQHINHQVESADDIQRSFNFLRQRNVRMVFGPGRHPTSTAKFLYFEGPDGMVFEYSSGVAEIADELLWRERQFPAEPKGFCKWGAKPDIAEFRDSDD from the coding sequence ATGATTTCACTCAGCGATGTGAGCTACGTGCGGATGGGCACGCGCGACCTTGAGGGCGCGGAGTTTTTTGCCCGCGATTACCTCGGGCTGGAGGTGGCGGAGCGGCGGCGCGGGGCCGCCTATTTCCGCTCGGACGCGCGGGCGCATACGCTGTGCTACTTCGAGGGCGACCCGACCGATCATGCGGTGGGCTTCGAGGTGGCCAGCGAGGCCGAGCTGGACGAGGCGGCGGCGGCGCTGGAGGCGATTGGCCATGCGGTGCATGTGGGCACGCCAGAAGAGGCGGGGCTGCGGCAGGTGCGGGCCTTCATCGGGTTCGATGACCCTACGGGCAACCGGATCGAGCTGGTGGTGCGGCCCGAGATGAGCGGGCAGCGGTATCATGGCACGCGGGATGCGGGGATCACCGGGTTCAGCCACGTGGGCCTCTGCAGCACCGATCCGGTGCGGGACGAGGCGTTCTGGACAAAGGTGTGCAATGCGCGGGTGAGTGACCGGATCGGTGATGCGCCCTTGCTGCGGATCGACGAAGTGCACCATACGATTGCGCTCTTCCCGGCGCAGCGGAAGGGGATTCAGCACATCAATCACCAAGTTGAGTCGGCGGACGATATTCAGCGGAGCTTCAACTTTTTGCGCCAGCGGAATGTGCGGATGGTCTTCGGCCCGGGGCGGCATCCGACCTCGACGGCGAAGTTCCTCTATTTCGAGGGGCCGGACGGGATGGTGTTTGAATACTCCAGCGGCGTGGCGGAGATTGCCGATGAGCTGCTCTGGCGCGAGCGGCAGTTTCCGGCGGAGCCGAAGGGGTTTTGCAAGTGGGGCGCGAAGCCGGACATTGCGGAATTCCGTGACAGCGATGACTGA
- a CDS encoding class II aldolase/adducin family protein, with product MTEVKLRMAGRALGRAGLAHAYGHCSVRLSESEFLVCAPVPMGQVPVGAAGTVVPVNGPLPEGVLGEVRIHQQLYKARPEAGGITRTMPPKIMALSALGRVPQMRHGMGAYFRAGIALWDSPLLIRGDASAEALAAQMAGQRAGVMRGNGLVTVGESIEEAVVLAWYAEDAARIELEVLGSGLDGPLVTPEEAEARDTWGGRIMDRMWDYLTFGDPEG from the coding sequence ATGACTGAGGTGAAGCTGCGGATGGCCGGCCGCGCGCTGGGCCGCGCGGGGTTGGCCCATGCCTATGGGCATTGTTCTGTCCGGCTTTCGGAAAGCGAGTTTCTCGTCTGCGCGCCGGTGCCAATGGGGCAGGTGCCTGTGGGCGCGGCAGGCACGGTGGTGCCTGTGAACGGCCCGCTGCCCGAGGGCGTGCTGGGCGAGGTGCGGATACATCAGCAGCTTTACAAGGCACGGCCCGAGGCGGGTGGGATCACCCGGACGATGCCGCCGAAGATCATGGCGCTCTCGGCGCTGGGCCGGGTGCCGCAGATGCGGCACGGGATGGGAGCCTACTTCAGGGCAGGGATCGCGCTCTGGGACTCGCCGCTGCTGATCCGTGGTGACGCGAGCGCAGAGGCGCTGGCGGCGCAGATGGCGGGCCAGCGGGCGGGGGTGATGCGCGGCAACGGTCTGGTGACGGTGGGCGAGAGCATCGAAGAGGCCGTGGTGCTGGCGTGGTACGCCGAGGATGCCGCCCGGATCGAGTTGGAGGTGCTGGGCTCAGGGCTGGACGGGCCGCTTGTGACGCCCGAGGAGGCCGAGGCGCGCGACACATGGGGCGGGCGCATAATGGACCGGATGTGGGATTACCTGACGTTCGGAGACCCGGAGGGGTAG
- the metF gene encoding methylenetetrahydrofolate reductase [NAD(P)H] has protein sequence MPAVPSVSFEFFPPQNLEASFRLWDTVQVLAPLNPSFVSVTYGAGGTTRELTREAVATLHKSSGLNVAAHLTCVDATREETLGIARGFHEAGVREIVALRGDPPKGSSGFEPHAEGFANSCELITALKDTGDFKIRVGAYPDPHPEAKGDGADVEWLKRKFEAGADEAITQFFFEAETFLRFRDACVKAGIDKPVIPGVLPIENFRNTARFAARCGAKVPAWLEEAFAAAERDDREELLATALATELCTELLDEGVEHLHFYTLNRPGLTRDVCRALGVQPVQTLENVA, from the coding sequence ATGCCCGCCGTTCCTTCCGTTTCTTTCGAGTTCTTCCCGCCGCAAAATCTTGAGGCCTCGTTTCGCCTCTGGGATACGGTGCAGGTTCTCGCCCCGCTGAATCCCTCCTTCGTTTCCGTCACTTATGGCGCAGGCGGCACCACCCGCGAGCTGACCCGCGAGGCCGTGGCCACCCTTCACAAGTCCTCCGGGCTCAACGTGGCGGCCCACCTGACCTGCGTGGATGCCACCCGCGAAGAGACGCTGGGAATCGCCCGCGGCTTCCATGAGGCCGGCGTGCGTGAGATCGTCGCCCTGCGCGGTGACCCGCCCAAGGGCTCGTCCGGGTTCGAGCCGCACGCGGAAGGTTTTGCCAATTCCTGCGAGCTGATCACCGCGCTCAAGGACACCGGCGACTTCAAGATCCGCGTCGGCGCCTACCCCGATCCGCACCCCGAGGCAAAGGGCGACGGGGCCGATGTGGAATGGCTCAAGCGCAAGTTCGAGGCCGGGGCCGATGAGGCGATCACCCAGTTCTTCTTTGAGGCCGAAACCTTCCTGCGGTTCCGCGACGCCTGCGTGAAGGCGGGCATCGACAAGCCGGTGATCCCCGGCGTGCTGCCGATCGAGAACTTCCGCAACACCGCCCGTTTTGCCGCGCGCTGCGGCGCCAAGGTGCCAGCCTGGCTCGAGGAGGCCTTCGCCGCCGCCGAGCGCGACGACCGCGAGGAGCTTCTGGCCACCGCGCTCGCCACCGAGCTTTGCACCGAGCTGCTCGACGAGGGCGTGGAGCACCTGCACTTCTACACGCTCAACCGCCCCGGCCTCACCCGCGACGTGTGCCGCGCGCTCGGCGTGCAGCCGGTGCAGACGCTCGAAAACGTGGCCTGA
- a CDS encoding LysR family transcriptional regulator, protein MHIEFRHLRSVRAIHQAGGLARAADMLNITQSALSHQIKGLEEQTGVELFVRRSKPLKLSAAGHRLLKLAEKVLPEIEALEADFKALKSGKTGRLHIAIECHACFEWLFPVLEQFRRAWPDVDVDIRPGLAFDALPALNREEVDLVVSSDPEELPGISFAPLFDYQPTFVAAASHPLAAKGWVEPEDLRDEVLITYPVDQARLDVFSQFLTPAKVQPRQVRQSELTAVILLLVASGRGVSVLPDWVLRATVKSDDYITRPLTENGLTRRLYAATRDEEATKPYMAHFLRLARTEPLKLQRAG, encoded by the coding sequence ATGCATATAGAGTTTCGGCATCTGCGGAGCGTGCGGGCAATCCACCAGGCGGGCGGGCTGGCACGGGCGGCGGATATGCTGAACATCACCCAGTCGGCGCTCTCCCATCAGATCAAGGGGCTGGAGGAGCAGACAGGGGTGGAGCTTTTCGTCCGCCGGTCGAAACCGCTGAAGCTCTCTGCCGCCGGGCACAGGCTGCTGAAGCTGGCCGAGAAGGTGCTGCCGGAGATCGAGGCGCTGGAGGCGGATTTCAAGGCGCTGAAGTCGGGCAAGACCGGGCGGCTGCATATTGCCATCGAGTGCCACGCCTGCTTCGAGTGGCTGTTTCCGGTGCTGGAGCAGTTCCGCCGGGCCTGGCCGGATGTGGATGTCGATATCCGCCCCGGCCTTGCGTTCGACGCGCTGCCCGCGCTGAACCGCGAAGAGGTGGATCTGGTGGTGTCCTCCGACCCCGAAGAGCTGCCCGGCATCAGCTTTGCGCCTCTGTTCGACTATCAGCCCACCTTCGTCGCCGCCGCCTCCCACCCGCTGGCGGCGAAGGGATGGGTGGAGCCCGAAGACCTGCGCGACGAGGTGCTCATCACCTACCCGGTGGATCAGGCCCGGCTCGATGTGTTCTCGCAATTTCTGACCCCCGCCAAGGTGCAGCCCCGGCAGGTGCGCCAGAGCGAGTTGACGGCGGTGATCCTGCTGCTGGTGGCCTCGGGGCGCGGCGTGAGCGTGCTGCCCGACTGGGTGCTCCGCGCGACGGTGAAGAGCGACGATTACATCACCCGCCCGCTTACAGAGAACGGGCTGACCCGCCGCCTCTATGCCGCCACCCGCGACGAGGAGGCGACCAAGCCCTACATGGCCCATTTCCTCCGCCTCGCCCGCACTGAGCCGTTGAAGCTGCAACGCGCGGGCTAG
- a CDS encoding inositol monophosphatase family protein — MQGSANLNTMIKAARKAGRSLVKDFREVENLQVSSKGPGDFVSRADMRAEEIVKEDLMGARPTYGWLGEEGGGEDGEDPTRRWIVDPLDGTTNFLHGLPHWAVSIALEHKGEVVAGVVYDPAKDECFWAEKGAGAWMNETRLRVSGRERMIECIFATGLPFGGRPELPETLKACARLLPTCAGVRRWGAAALDLAYVAAGRLDGYWERGLNAWDIAAGELIVREAGGFVEPMDEGQRVLEGGALIAANPTIFNKFAKQVRGA, encoded by the coding sequence ATGCAAGGCAGCGCAAACCTCAACACCATGATCAAGGCCGCCCGCAAAGCAGGCCGCTCGCTGGTGAAGGACTTCCGCGAGGTGGAGAACCTGCAGGTCTCGTCCAAGGGGCCGGGGGACTTTGTGTCGCGGGCCGACATGCGGGCCGAGGAGATCGTCAAGGAAGATCTGATGGGCGCGCGGCCGACCTACGGCTGGCTGGGCGAAGAGGGCGGCGGCGAGGATGGCGAAGACCCGACCCGCCGCTGGATCGTCGATCCGCTCGACGGCACGACGAACTTTCTGCACGGGCTGCCGCATTGGGCGGTGTCGATCGCGCTGGAGCACAAGGGCGAGGTCGTGGCGGGCGTGGTCTATGACCCGGCCAAGGACGAGTGCTTCTGGGCCGAAAAGGGCGCGGGCGCCTGGATGAACGAGACCCGGCTGCGGGTGTCGGGCCGCGAGCGGATGATCGAGTGCATCTTCGCCACAGGTCTGCCCTTCGGCGGCCGCCCCGAGCTGCCCGAAACCCTGAAGGCCTGCGCCCGGCTGCTGCCCACCTGCGCCGGCGTGCGCCGCTGGGGCGCCGCCGCTCTGGACCTGGCCTACGTGGCTGCCGGCCGGCTCGACGGCTACTGGGAGCGCGGTCTGAACGCATGGGACATCGCCGCGGGCGAGCTGATCGTGCGCGAGGCGGGCGGCTTCGTGGAGCCGATGGATGAGGGCCAGCGGGTGCTCGAAGGCGGCGCGCTGATCGCCGCGAACCCCACCATCTTCAACAAGTTCGCCAAGCAGGTGCGCGGCGCCTGA
- a CDS encoding GFA family protein yields MTETPRKATCHCGAVELEVTLVPAGLGTIRRCDCSFCRRRGAAPVSARLADLKVVKGAESLTLYTWGTHTAQHWFCATCGIYTHHQRRSNPEQYGVNAGCLEGVNPRDLEPVPWSDGVNHPSDRA; encoded by the coding sequence ATGACGGAAACGCCGCGCAAGGCCACCTGCCACTGCGGCGCGGTGGAGCTAGAGGTCACCCTCGTGCCCGCCGGTCTCGGCACGATCCGCCGCTGCGACTGCTCCTTCTGCCGCCGCCGCGGCGCTGCCCCGGTCTCGGCCCGGCTGGCCGACCTTAAGGTGGTGAAAGGCGCGGAGAGCCTCACGCTCTACACATGGGGCACCCACACCGCGCAGCACTGGTTCTGCGCCACCTGCGGCATTTATACCCACCACCAGCGCCGCTCGAACCCCGAGCAATACGGCGTGAACGCGGGCTGCCTTGAAGGCGTCAACCCGCGCGATCTGGAGCCGGTCCCGTGGTCCGACGGCGTGAACCACCCGAGCGACCGCGCCTGA